A window of the Gordonia humi genome harbors these coding sequences:
- a CDS encoding acyl-CoA dehydrogenase family protein — MTEFAVFTDEQNQLRELVRDFLREKSPESEVRRLMATDDGYDPALWQQMAQDLGLHGLAIPEQYGGHGASWIELGIVLEEMGRALFGSPFFSTVVLAATALIESGDEEAKQRYLPAIADGSLVATVAVPEHSGRWGTEAVSATATHTPDGWTVTGDQKFVLDGATARLIIVPARTASGISLFAVDTAEVDVPRTRLTTLDQTRKFADVQLTGVPVRLIGSEGGGQQILERLLDFAVVALAAEQAGGAQAVLDTSTDYLKTRVQFGQAIGAFQALKHMAADVLIEVESAKSAAYYAVATAAEDNEEFPAAAALAQAYCAEAFVTAAHQNIQFHGGMGFTWEVPAHLYFKRARSSELLFGDADAYRAKLAQRIGI, encoded by the coding sequence ATGACTGAGTTCGCCGTATTCACCGACGAACAGAACCAATTGCGGGAGCTCGTGCGCGACTTCCTGCGCGAGAAGTCGCCCGAATCGGAGGTCCGCCGTCTGATGGCGACCGACGACGGATACGATCCGGCGCTCTGGCAGCAGATGGCGCAGGACCTCGGTCTGCACGGACTCGCCATCCCAGAACAGTACGGCGGGCACGGCGCGAGCTGGATCGAGCTCGGCATCGTCCTGGAAGAGATGGGACGGGCGCTGTTCGGCTCCCCGTTCTTCTCGACCGTGGTGCTCGCAGCGACCGCGTTGATCGAGTCCGGCGACGAAGAGGCCAAACAGCGGTACCTGCCCGCGATCGCCGACGGGTCGCTCGTCGCCACCGTCGCCGTGCCGGAACACAGCGGACGGTGGGGAACGGAGGCGGTCTCCGCGACCGCTACCCACACCCCGGACGGCTGGACCGTGACCGGTGATCAGAAGTTCGTCCTCGACGGTGCCACCGCCCGATTGATCATCGTTCCCGCCCGCACGGCGAGCGGCATCTCGCTGTTCGCCGTCGACACGGCGGAAGTCGACGTGCCCCGGACGCGCTTGACCACTCTGGACCAGACACGCAAGTTCGCCGACGTCCAGCTCACGGGTGTGCCGGTCCGGTTGATCGGATCCGAAGGCGGTGGACAGCAGATCCTGGAGCGACTCCTCGACTTCGCTGTCGTGGCGTTGGCCGCGGAGCAGGCAGGTGGTGCACAAGCAGTACTCGACACGTCGACCGACTATCTCAAAACGCGGGTGCAGTTCGGTCAGGCCATCGGCGCCTTCCAAGCACTGAAGCATATGGCGGCCGATGTGCTGATCGAGGTCGAGTCGGCGAAGTCGGCGGCCTACTACGCGGTGGCGACGGCCGCGGAGGACAACGAGGAGTTCCCGGCGGCGGCGGCGCTCGCGCAGGCGTACTGCGCGGAGGCCTTCGTCACCGCGGCGCACCAGAACATCCAGTTCCACGGCGGGATGGGCTTCACCTGGGAGGTCCCGGCACACCTGTACTTCAAACGGGCCCGATCGTCGGAGCTGCTGTTCGGTGACGCCGACGCGTATCGCGCGAAGCTCGCCCAGCGCATCGGCATCTGA